GGTGCTGGAGGAGGTGGGTTTGTCCTACCTGGCCGAGCGCTGGTGGCTCCGCCACGACGAGGGCGAGCTGGCCGGGACCGAGCAGCAGGTGGTGGTGGTGGAGGCCACCCCCGGGCTGGCGGTGCTGGCCAACGCCGACTTCGCCCAGGTGGTCGGGGCCCCGATCGGCGCCCCGGTCCGGGTGGCGCTGCCCACCGACCGGCTCCGGCGCGCCTGAGCTCCGGGCGCCCACCTAGACTCACCTACCGTGTTGCGCACCCTGGACCTCCGGCCCTCCGACCTCGTCGACTACTCCGGCGTGCTGCCGCGTGCGGCGCTGGACGTGGACGCCGCCGTCGAGGTGGTCCGCCCCCTCTGCGACGCCGTCGCCGCCCGGGGTGAGGAGGCGCTGATGGAGCTCTCCGAGCGCTTCGACCACGTGCGTCCGCCCTCGCTGCGGGTGCCTGCCGAGGCGCTCCAGCGCGCCCTGGACGAGCTCGACCCCGAGCTCCGCGTGGCCGTCGAGGTGGCCGTCGCCCGTCGCCGCCAGGTCAGCGAGGCCGAGCTCGGGGCCAGCCGCACCGAGGTCGAGCTGGCCCCGGGCGCCCTGGTCACCCAGCGTCGGATCGCGGTGGGTCGCGTCGGTCTCTACGTCCCCGGGGGGCTGGCCCCGCTGTCGTCCTCGGTGATCATGAACGTCGTGCCTGCGCAGGTGGCCGGGGTGGAGTCCATCGCGGTCTCCTCCCCGCCGCAGCGCGAGTTCGGCGGTCTGCCGCACCCGACCATCCTCGCCGTCTGCGCGCTGCTCGGCGTGGAGGAGGTCTACGCCGTCGGCGGGGCCCAGGCCGTGGCCATGTTCGCCCACGGCGTCGAGGGCCTGTGCCGCCGGGTGGACATGGTCACCGGGCCGGGCAACATCTACGTGGTCGCGGCCAAGCGGCTGCTGAAGGGCCTGATCGGGATCGACTCCGAGGCCGGCCCGACCGAGATCGCCGTGCTGGCCGACGCCACCGCCGACGCCCGGCTGGTGGCCGCGGACCTGGTCAGCCAGGCCGAGCACGACCCCAGCGCCGGGGCGGTGCTGGTCACCGACTCCGAGGAGCTGGCCCGGGCGGTGGAGGAGGAGCTCGGACGCCAGGTGGAGGTCACCCGCCACGCCGACCGGGTGCGCACCGCCCTCGGCGGCCCCCAGTCCGCGACGCTGCTGGTGCGCGACACGGAGCAGGGGCTCGCCGTGGTGGACGCCTACGCCGCCGAGCACCTGGAGATCCACACCGCCGACGCCGAGCGGGTCGCCGCCCGGGTGCGCAACGCCGGGGCGGTCTTCGTCGGGCCGTGGTCCCCGGTCTCCCTGGGGGACTACGTGGCCGGCTCCACCCACGTGCTGCCCACCGGGGGCTGCGCCTGCCACTCCTCCGGGCTCAACGTGCAGTCCTTCCTCAAGCAGGTCAACGTGATCAGCTACGACCGCGAGGCGCTGCGCCTGGTCGCCCGCCACGTCGAGGTGATGGCCGCCGCCGAGGACCTGCCCGCCCACGGGGCCGCCGTGTCGGCCCGGTTCGCCTGAGGGGGTGCGCGTGACCAGCACCGTCCCCGGGGCCGCCGTGCGTCTGGCCGACCTCCCGCTGCGGCCCGAGCTCCGCGGCGAGGAGCCCTACGGCGCCCCCCAGCTGGACGTCCCGCACCGGCTCAACGTCAACGAGAACCCCTACCCGCCGAGCGCGGCCGTGCTGGCCGACCTCGCGGAGGCGGTCACCGGCGCCGGGGCGGGGCTGAACCGCTACCCCGACCGCGAGGCCTGGGCGCTGCGCACCGACCTCGCCCGCTACCTCGGCCACGACCTCGGGGCGGAGAACGTCTGGGCCGCCAACGGCAGCAACGAGGTGATGACGCACCTGCTGCAGGCCTTCGGCGGACCGGGGCGCACGGTGCTGTCGTTCACGCCGACCTACTCGATGTACCCCGAGTACGCGCGGAACACCTACACCCGCTACGTCACCAGCCCGCGCCGCGACGACTTCACCCTCGACGTCGCCACGACGGAACGGGCCGTGGCCGAGCACCAGCCCGACGTGGTGCTCATCACGACGCCGAACAACCCCACCGGGACCCCGACGGGGCTGGACGTCGTGCGGGCCGCCCTGGCCGCCACCTCCGGCGTCGTGGTGGTCGACGAGGCCTACCAGGAGTTCGCCCGCACCGGGACGCCGTCGGCGCTGACCCTGCTGGCCCACCACCCGCGGCTGGTGGTCAGCCGCACCATGAGCAAGGCCTTCGCCCTGGCCGGCGGTCGGCTGGGCTACCTCGCCGCCGCCCCCGCCGTGGTCGACGCCTGCCGGATCGTCCGCCTCCCGTACCACCTCTCGGCCACCAGCCAGGCCGTCGCCCGGGTGGCGCTGGCCCACGCCGACGAGCTCCTCTCCCAGGTCGACGCGCTGCGCACCGAACGCGACCTGCTCGTCGACTGGCTGCGCGCCCGCGGGCTGGCCGTGGCCGACTCCGACGCCAACTTCGTCCTCTTCGGCGGGCTCCCGGACCGGCGCGCGGTCTGGGAGGGGCTGCTGGCCCGCGGTGTCCTGATCCGCGAGACCGGCCCCGCCGGGTGGCTCCGGGTCAGCGCCGGCACCCCGCTGGAGATGGCCGCCTTCCGCACGGCGCTGTCGGAGGTGGCGGAGACGCAGGGGCTGCCCGGCTGGCGACCCGACCCGGCCAGCCGCACGACGCCGCCCACCACCGAGCACCCCACCGGCCCCGAACGAGGAGATCCCCGATGAGCGAGACCCAGCCGACCTCCCGCGTCGCCGAGCTGGAGCGCGGCACCAGCGAGTCCTCGGTGCAGGTGCGCCTGGACCTCGACGGCACCGGTGCGGCCGACGTGGACACCGGGGTGCCCTTCTTCGACCACATGCTCACCGCCCTGGCCAAGCACTCCCTGATGGACCTCCGGGTGCGGACCACCGGCGACGTCGAGATCGACGCCCACCACAGCGTCGAGGACACCGCCATCGTGATCGGTGACGCGCTGCGGCAGGCCCTGGGGGACAAGCGCGGGATCCGCCGCTTCGGGGACGCCCTGGTACCCCTGGACGAGGCGCTGGCCCAGTGCGTGGTGGACCTGTCCGGGCGTCCCTACTTCGTGCACCGCGGCGAGCCCGAGGGCCAGCAGTACGTGCTGATCGGCGGCGGGCGGGGCGGGGTGCCCTACTCCGGCTCGCTGACCCAGCACGCCCTGGAGAGCCTCACCCACCACGCCGGCATCTGCGTCCACCTCACGCTGCTGGCCGGGCGCGACCCGCACCACGTCGTGGAGGCCCAGTTCAAGGCGCTGGCCCGGGCGCTGCGCACCGCGCTCGAGCCGGACCCCCGGGTCGTAGGCGTTCCCAGCACCAAGGGCGCGCTGTGAGCGCGCCGGAGGTGGTGGTGCTGGACTACGGCTCGGGCAACCTCCGCTCCGCCGAGCGGGCGCTGGAGGCGACCGGTGCGCGGGTCGAGCTGACCACCGACCCCGAGCGGGCGCTGTCCGCGCAGGGCCTGGTGGTGCCCGGGGTGGGCGCCTTCGCGGCCTGCATGGAGGGGCTGCGAGCGGTCGGCGGGGACCGGGTGGTCCGGGAGCGGCGCGAGCGCGGACGTCCCACGCTGGGCATCTGCGTCGGCGCCCAGATCCTCTTCGCCGCCGGCATCGAGCACGGGGAGCGGACCGAGGGGTGCGCGCAGTGGCCCGGGGTGGTCGAGCAGGTCCGGGCCCGCCGGTTGCCGCACATGGGCTGGAACACCGTCCGGTCCGCCGAGGGCTCCCGGCTGTTCTCCGGCCTGGCGGAGGAGCGCTTCTACTTCGTGCACTCCTACGGGGTGCACACCGTCGAGGAGCTCCGCGCCGGCGGGGCCCTGGTCACCACCGCCGAGCACGAGGGCGACGTCTTCGTGGCCGGGATCGAGCAGGACGCCCTGTCCGCCACCCAGTTCCACCCCGAGAAGTCCGGGGCGGCCGGGGCGGCCCTGCTGGCCAACTGGGTGTCCGCGCTCGACTGAGCCCGGCTGCCGTCAGGCCAGCGGGTTGCCCGGGTGGTAGTACCGGGCGGCCAGGGCGGGGTGCTCGATCCGCAGACCGCGGGAGCGGTCGGCCAGCGAGGCGTGGAGCACGGGCTGGACGGCGTGGCTGAGGGCGTCGACCAGCTGCTGGGTCGCGCGGGCCTGGGCCGGGTCGTTGTCGGCGTAGCGCCCGTAGCGCAGCGCGGTGAGCACCAGCGGCACCCGAGCCGGGTGGCCCCAGGGCCGCAGCCGGCGCAGCACGTCCTCGGGCTGGACGGCCACCGCGGGCCGCCCGGCCAGCGAGAGCAGCGCCGAGGAGCAGCCGATCACCACCACCGGCCTCAGGGCCAGCACGGTCACCAGGGCCAGCGCGGCGCCGTCGAGCTCCTCCGCGCCGGCCTCGGCCAGCAGGTCGGAGTCCGAGCCGAGCACCGGGACGGGGTCGTGCACCACGACCACGCGGTCCGCACCGTGGGCCCGGGCCAGGGCCACCTGGCGGCGGGCCAGCTTGGCGGCCTCGTCCTCGTCCAGCCCGAAACCGTGCAGGTCCTCCTCCACCACGACCGCGAACCGGGTGGTGGGCCCGCCGTCGGACTCGGGGGCGGGCAGGGCCGCCGCCAGCGAGCGCAGCTCCCGGGGGTCCAGCGCGGTGGTGGTGCGGTCGGTCTCGGCGAGCAGACGGGGGGCCACACCCGGCCACAGGTCCAGGTGCACCAGCCGCTGCAGCCGGGCGGCGACCTCGTCCTCCAGCACCACCGGCGTCGGCGCCCAGGCGGCCAGGTCGTCGACGTAGACCTCGATCGGGGCGTCGGGGAAGGCCACGGCCAACGACCGGGCGGGGGAGAGGTGCAGGTCGTGCAGCAGCAGCCGGACCGGGGCGTCGCCGACCCCCAGCTGCTCGGCCAGCCGGGTGCGCCAGCCGGCCACCTCGTCCTCGGTCACCGGTGTCCAGGCCAGCGGGTGGAAGGGGGTGACGAGGGCGTCGTAGTCCAGCACCTGGTCGACCTGGGCGGTGAGCAGCTCCCAGCCCGGGGTGGAGCGCAGGTCGCGGGCGGCCTCGGGCACGCCGGCCCGGGAGGTGGTCAGCAGCACCACCCGCTCGGAGGCGGCCACGGTGCCGGACCGCAACGCGGCAGCCACCACCAGCAGGGCGGCGCCGTGCGGGACCAGGACGACGAGGGTGCCCGCTGCGGGCCGGCGGTCGACGCTCACGCGGTCAGGCCACCGACGGCAGGTCGGTGATCAGCCGCTGCTCGGCGGCGTCCAGGGTGCTCCAGGCCCGGGACAGGCTGCGTCGGCCGACCGAGGCACGGATCTCCTCGCTCAGCCCGACCAGCTGCCGGCTGGGACGGCGACCGGCCTCGGCCTCGGCGCGGGCCTGGCGGACCACCGCCCGCAGCGCCGCCCCGACGGCCTCGGGCACCAGCTCGCCGGAGTGCACGTGGTCGCGGGCGGCGTCCACGGCGTGCTGGTAGGCCCGCACCCGGCCCACCAGGGCCTCCGGGCTGTCGTCGGTGGTGTGGTCGTTGACCCGGAAGTACCCGGGGACGGTGACCGCGGCGCTCCGGGCGGCGGCCAGGTGCAGCTGCCAGCCGAGCCGGACCACGGCCCCGTGGTGCAGCCGCGGGTCCAGCCAGGGGGACTCGACGGCCTCGAGGGCGGAGCGGTGCACGAGCTGGGACCAGAGCCGCCCGACCCGGTTGCCGCGCCCGAGCAGACCACGCCAGGCCGGCTCGCGGACGGTGGGGGCGCCGGTGGGGTGGCTGCTCTCCGGCACCCGGACCGGGCCGCGGACCCGGGTGTGGTTGAAGCCGACGAGCGGGGCGTCCACGGCCACGGCGGCGTCGAGCACCGCGGCGTGGAACCCGGGCACCACGAAGTCGCCGGCGTCCACCACGGTGACCCAGTCGGTGTCCAGCTGGGTGAGGGCGAGGGCGATGGCCTCCGAACGCCGGTGCCCGGGGCCGGCGGCGCGGTCGGTGACGTCGAGGCGCCGCGCGCCGGGCAGCCGGTCCACCGCACGCTGCACGCGGCCACGGGGGTCCCCGTCGGCGGTGGCGTCGACCAGCACCGTGCTGATCCGCGGGTCCAGCCCCTTCAGCAGGGTCTTGACCGTGGTGTTGGCGCCCTGGTCCAGGACCGGGACCACCAGGGTCAGCCGGTTCCGGCTGCTGCTCGGGCCGAGGCTGGGTCGGAAGTCACGGGTGCGCACAGTACGTGTCTACGCAGGCGTGGTGGACGAAGGCGGCTCGGTCGGTGACCATCCGGTGAACAGCCGGTGAAATGGATCTCCAGCGGCCTTTCGGATGCCGGTTTCCGGCGGTGGCGCGTGTTGTCTGGGACCTCACTGCCACCCCTCCGAGAGGACACCCATGAGCTCTGCAGCTCCCACCCGTACCATCGGCGACCGCGCCCTGGGCGCCGACCAGCCGGTCTACGTCTGCGCCGAGATCGGCATCAACCACAACGGCGAGCTGCGGAACGCGATGGCGCTGATCGACGCAGCCGTGGCCGCGGGCTGCGACGCCGTGAAGTTCCAGAAGCGCACCCCCGAGATCGCCACCCCGCGCGACCAGTGGGACATCGAGCGCGACACCCCCTGGGGCCGGATGACCTACATCGACTACCGCCACCGGGTGGAGTTCGGCCAGGACGAGTACGCCCAGATCGACGCCTACTGCAAGCAGCAGGGCATCCACTGGTTCGCCTCCCCCTGGGACGTGCCCTCGGTGGACTTCCTGGAGACGTTCGACGTGCCGACCTACAAGGTGGCGTCGGCCTCCCTGACCGACGACGAGCTGCTGCGCCGGATGCGCGCCACCGGCAAGACCGTGGTGCTCTCCACCGGCATGTCCACCCCGGAGCAGATCCGCCACGCGGTGGAGGTGCTGGGCAGCAGCAACATCGTGCTGCTGCACGCCACCAGCACCTACCCGGCCAAGCCGGAGGAGCTGAACCTGCGGATGATCAACACCCTGGCCGCAGAGTTCCCGAACGTCCCGATCGGCTACTCCGGCCACGAGACCGGTCTGCAGACCACCCTGGCCGCGGTGGCCCTGGGTGCGGTCTTCGTCGAGCGCCACATCACCCTGGACCGCGCCATGTGGGGCTCGGACCAGGCCGCCTCGGTCGAGCCGCAGGGCCTGGAGCGCCTGGTGCGCGACATCCGCGTGATCGAGGCCGCCCGCGGCGACGGCGTCAAGAAGATCTACGAGGGCGAGCTCGCGGCCATGAAGAAGCTGCGTCGCGTCGGCGCCACCGCCTGACCCACCCGCCGACCACCCGCCCGTCCGGGCCGCCCGCCGCAGGGCGGTCCGGACGGGCTCGTCGCGCCCGAGAGGATCCCGTGCCCGCCAGTGAGACCCTGGCCCTCGTCGAGAGCCCGGCCCAGCTCCTCAACGCCGTGGAGTGGCTGTCCGCCAGCCCCGACAT
The sequence above is a segment of the Auraticoccus monumenti genome. Coding sequences within it:
- the hisH gene encoding imidazole glycerol phosphate synthase subunit HisH, with translation MSAPEVVVLDYGSGNLRSAERALEATGARVELTTDPERALSAQGLVVPGVGAFAACMEGLRAVGGDRVVRERRERGRPTLGICVGAQILFAAGIEHGERTEGCAQWPGVVEQVRARRLPHMGWNTVRSAEGSRLFSGLAEERFYFVHSYGVHTVEELRAGGALVTTAEHEGDVFVAGIEQDALSATQFHPEKSGAAGAALLANWVSALD
- a CDS encoding histidinol-phosphate transaminase; translated protein: MTSTVPGAAVRLADLPLRPELRGEEPYGAPQLDVPHRLNVNENPYPPSAAVLADLAEAVTGAGAGLNRYPDREAWALRTDLARYLGHDLGAENVWAANGSNEVMTHLLQAFGGPGRTVLSFTPTYSMYPEYARNTYTRYVTSPRRDDFTLDVATTERAVAEHQPDVVLITTPNNPTGTPTGLDVVRAALAATSGVVVVDEAYQEFARTGTPSALTLLAHHPRLVVSRTMSKAFALAGGRLGYLAAAPAVVDACRIVRLPYHLSATSQAVARVALAHADELLSQVDALRTERDLLVDWLRARGLAVADSDANFVLFGGLPDRRAVWEGLLARGVLIRETGPAGWLRVSAGTPLEMAAFRTALSEVAETQGLPGWRPDPASRTTPPTTEHPTGPERGDPR
- the hisB gene encoding imidazoleglycerol-phosphate dehydratase HisB; its protein translation is MSETQPTSRVAELERGTSESSVQVRLDLDGTGAADVDTGVPFFDHMLTALAKHSLMDLRVRTTGDVEIDAHHSVEDTAIVIGDALRQALGDKRGIRRFGDALVPLDEALAQCVVDLSGRPYFVHRGEPEGQQYVLIGGGRGGVPYSGSLTQHALESLTHHAGICVHLTLLAGRDPHHVVEAQFKALARALRTALEPDPRVVGVPSTKGAL
- a CDS encoding N-acetylneuraminate synthase family protein; the encoded protein is MSSAAPTRTIGDRALGADQPVYVCAEIGINHNGELRNAMALIDAAVAAGCDAVKFQKRTPEIATPRDQWDIERDTPWGRMTYIDYRHRVEFGQDEYAQIDAYCKQQGIHWFASPWDVPSVDFLETFDVPTYKVASASLTDDELLRRMRATGKTVVLSTGMSTPEQIRHAVEVLGSSNIVLLHATSTYPAKPEELNLRMINTLAAEFPNVPIGYSGHETGLQTTLAAVALGAVFVERHITLDRAMWGSDQAASVEPQGLERLVRDIRVIEAARGDGVKKIYEGELAAMKKLRRVGATA
- the hisD gene encoding histidinol dehydrogenase, with amino-acid sequence MLRTLDLRPSDLVDYSGVLPRAALDVDAAVEVVRPLCDAVAARGEEALMELSERFDHVRPPSLRVPAEALQRALDELDPELRVAVEVAVARRRQVSEAELGASRTEVELAPGALVTQRRIAVGRVGLYVPGGLAPLSSSVIMNVVPAQVAGVESIAVSSPPQREFGGLPHPTILAVCALLGVEEVYAVGGAQAVAMFAHGVEGLCRRVDMVTGPGNIYVVAAKRLLKGLIGIDSEAGPTEIAVLADATADARLVAADLVSQAEHDPSAGAVLVTDSEELARAVEEELGRQVEVTRHADRVRTALGGPQSATLLVRDTEQGLAVVDAYAAEHLEIHTADAERVAARVRNAGAVFVGPWSPVSLGDYVAGSTHVLPTGGCACHSSGLNVQSFLKQVNVISYDREALRLVARHVEVMAAAEDLPAHGAAVSARFA